The window AGTGGAAGGTTGTGCTTCCTAAGTCCCCATAATTTAAGTACTAGAGATATTATGCCTTCTTCATCTTGAAATGTTAGACTAGATATGAGCAGTTTATAAATGATCTTatgacctaattttttttctcattttcatgttTCCACTGTAAGCTATCCTTAAGTAGGAGTGGAAAGTTTAGAATTTTCAGCATCAGAGAAGCCCCTAAGAATATTTTCCTGGGCTACCCTTTACTCTAAAATTCTACAACTGCAACActgtgtctcctttttttttttttttttagggctccTAACTAGGCAACAGAGGATATTTTATTATCAACAATTATTTGATGAATATTTACCAGCCAGCATTTGCCAAGGCATTCCCTAAAGGGCAGCAGAGTGAGGCAGTTTCACTATTCCCTCCTCCAGGTCTCTAAATTCTATCCATGAAAAGTACATCCCAGAGACAGAGCACGCACCCCCTAACCTCAATCTTGGCAGAAATGAATTCTATCATCACGTTATCATGTTATATCACGTGATTCTCTATCTTTATAGAAAGTCTCATGTGAACCATCTGCTTGAAAAATATCTGTGTCTTCTGTGAGACTAGAGTTGAAACTACATTCAAAAACCCCTTTAACAGGAACCCATACGAACAATTTCTAACCGAGTTTAATTTCAGGGAAAGTTCTGTCAGCGAGGCTAAAGCAAAGATGAACACCTTCGTCTGGGTTCCAGCCCATTGCCCAGAAGCCGTAACAGAGCGGTACTCAGCGGACGGCTGCATGGGGTGATTTTGCCTCCACACGCTTTTCGGTGACTCCCCTTCCACGTTCTCATCGATCCTTTTGGTAGTACGTAAGGCAACATCGAGGGACACTGACGTTCTGATGGCATCAGATTTTCCGGGAAGAAACCAGGGGCACTTATTCACTCACTTGTCAAGGGGCAATTTCTTCCCCTTCCATTACAATTAGTGCTGATGAAGCACGAGCTTCGGGCAGGTCTGTCTGCTCGAGGTGTGCGCGTTCCCGTGGCACACGGTGGAGCCGAGGTGGAGCCGaggtccccgcccccgccgccgccgccggcccggaAGCGGGGTCGCTCTTCGATCCACTCCCGCTGAGCAACAAATGCCGAGAGGACGCGGTCGCCACCGACGGAGGCGTTGTACTCCCATGAAAAATCTCACGGTTGCTCTTTTAAAACGAATCCGTCTCAGGAAAACGAGGCCGCCGTCCCTGGGTGGGCTCGAACCACCAACCTTTCGGTTAACAGCCGAACGCGCTAACCGATTGCGCCACAGAGACCCGGCTGCTCGCCCTGCCGCGCGGCGTACACAGATTTCCGCGGCCGCCCGGGGCGCCGCGCGCAGGCTCTGCGGAGGAGCGCGCGGGGGcgcgcgcgggcgcgggggcggcggcgggaggggccCAGCGCCTTGACGTGGCCCGCGGGGGTCAGGCCGAGTCCGCGGCCGCGCGGGGCGCCGGGGCCGTGTCGGGGGACGCTGGGGCGCGAGCCGGTCGCCTCCCCGCGCCGGGCCttggggcgcggagggggcgcaCCGCCGCGCGTCGGACCCCGGCGGGCAGCCCCGGCGGGCAGCCCCGGcgggcagccccggcccccccggccccccggagGCGGTCGGGTCGGGCCTGGGAGGACGAGCCAAGTGCCGGCGGGTCGGGGGTGGGGCTCGGAGCGCGCGCCAGGGCCCAGACTGGGGGGTTGTTTCTCAGCGCCCGCGTGGCCCCGCCCACAACCCCGCGCTGCCAAATTTTAATTCCACAGACGTGCCGTGTACCAGAACTTGCCGAACGTTTACTTGTGCCTGCCTGGCCCTTGAGAAAGGTGAGATTCTTCCCCCTCCTAAGAAGCCCGCCCTGCCCGCCCGGAGGGAATGTGGCCTCCGTGGGTAACGCAGGGCTCAGGGGGCCTCCGAGGGCTTCGTGCCCTGGAGTTCGAACTGGCCGCGGAAGGCGGCCCCCGCCCTGACTTGTGAATTGAGCCCCTGGAATCCGGGGTGCGGGGAGCCGCAGTACTCCAGCAGGAGGCGGCAGGGCCCAGCAGCTGCCAGACCCCACGGGCCACCCCGGGTCACCCCACCGGGCCAGcaccgggggccggggccggaaGGCTCTCCCCGGCGTCACTTGTTCTCCTGGACAGCCCCGTcgccctgctgctcctcctcgcCCTGCAGGATGGGACACTCGCTCTAGCTGTCCGCGTGGGAGACCGCGTCCTTGTGTTCCGTGTGTCGTCGGATGtgaccccaggcccagccctcCTACTTCTTCCTCTTACCCCCTATTTAAAAGCGCGCAGTTCCCTGTCATTAAGGACCTCTAAACTGCTGTGCAGCCATCGCCACCCTCCATCTGCAGAACCCGGTCACCTTCCACAAGGAGGCTCCGTACCCACCAAACACTAAGCCCATGGGCCCCTCTTCCCCCAGACCCTTCTGCTTCCTGGCTCTGTGAATTGGGCTGTTCCAGGTATCTCACGGGAGTGGAATCAGATGGCGTtggtccttttgtgactggcttatttcactcagcgtgaTGTCTTTGGAGCTCATCCGTGTTGTAGCACGTGTCAGaatctcattcttttctcaaagattttatttatttattgagacacagagagtcagagacacaagcagagggagaagcaggctccacgcagtgagcccgacgtgggactcgatcctcggtctccagggtcacgccctggaccgaaggtggcgctaaaccgctgcgccccccgggctgcccagaatcgCACTTTAATAAGGCTGAATCGTCTTCCATTGTATGACTACCCCACATTTCCTTTACCCATTCAtgtgtcagtggacacttgggtggcttccacATTTCggttgttgtaaataatgccGCAGTGATCACggatgtgcaaatatctctttgagaccttaCCCTCAGTTCTTTTGAGTGTATCCCCAGAAGTATAACTAAGATAatcctgttttaaaattttttgaggagccatcATACCTTTTTCCACAACAACCGCCCCATTTTACACTCACACTAGCAAGGGtttctatttctccacatcctcaccaaccttccttcctttttttgttttttaatattctcaaggggtgtgaagtggtatctccttgtggttttgatttgcagttcccgaATGATTGAACGTCTTTTCTGGACCCTTCTTTCGAATCTGGGTTCCATGACCAATGTTTTACTTGTTTCCTCCCAGTGAGAGCTAGCTCTGCTTCATGGAGGAGGACAGCTGAGTATCACCAAAAGGGGCAATTTGGAGCCTGCGGCTGAGCCTGAGCAAGGAGGTGAGGTGAGGGAGGAATCTTCTGAGGAGGACCATCTGGAGATGCTGTTGTCAGGAGATTCTTGCTCATCTGTGCTGGGCAACTTTTGGCGTCCGTTACGTTTATCCTGACTCTGTAGGACTATTTATGTATGTGTTCCTTGTGCATGGCCAATAGTGAGGAAGAAATTGATGACCTTCACCTTGTACATCTTGGAacggttttttttcttttttctttttttcttttttccagaactgcatttgtaaaaattaaactaaaattatGGTCCTTTAGCAGaattttccatttgcattttcaGTTTAAGAACTGTGGGAATTCTTATTTAAGTGTTTAATGATCTCTTCTTTTGTGATTCCTCTTAAAAACAGAGTGAGGTCTTTAAGATGTATAAGAAATAGAACTTTCTGTAATTCCAGTCAGTTCTTATTTTCATTCCTATTCTACTGCTGCCAAAACCACAATCTCAGTTAATTCAGGATTCTCTCTGTCTTGTCTGTCTGATTTCCTGGAGGTGTTTCCGAGGGCTAACACTTCATAGGGTGGTCATTCATCTGGTCCTTGAGTCACCTGGGCACGGAGATTGCTGACGAGGCAATTTTGCTCCCATTGCAGGTCCCATAGCTCTCCTGTGCATCTGTTGAGGGATGAGGATCTCTGAACGGTGGTGGCACATCAGCCATTCTATAAAGTCATTCCTGGCACAGTGCCCTCTACATATGGAACTTGTTCGTGTTCCCTACAGATTCACAGTTTAAAATCTAATCTCCagtgtgatggtgtttggagggGAGGCCTTTGGATGAGCCCTTATGAATAATAAGATTAGTGCCCTTTtaagaagaggccagagagctgGCTCAGTCTTTTCCCACCATCTGAAGATATAAGCGGTCAGTGGTCTACAATTCAGAAGAAGGCTCTCACCCAAACCTGATCATATTAGCACCCTGATCTGAGAcctccagcctctggaactgtgagaaataagtcaTTACTGTGTATAAGCTGTGGTActtttgttatgacagcctgagccatctcaggaccccagactACTCTGTTCTCATCCCCCTCACTCAcgctcctctgcttctctcttgcccCCAACTATGCGATGTACAAGTGAGGTACCtgtgtgaaaggaaaaaaaaagaaagaaccaccaGGTGTGCTGTTGATGCCCCAAGTCCCATTTGAAAGTCCATGGGTGCCATTTCAGTCATACTTGTTTGAAAATACTATCTAATTTTCTCTATCAGGCTAAGCGCCGGGGggtcctctcttcctctgtattCATGTGGGTATAATGGTTTTCTGAAAGGAAGGA is drawn from Vulpes lagopus strain Blue_001 chromosome 8, ASM1834538v1, whole genome shotgun sequence and contains these coding sequences:
- the LOC121497699 gene encoding translation initiation factor IF-2-like; translated protein: MKHELRAGLSARGVRVPVAHGGAEVEPRSPPPPPPPARKRETRLLALPRGVHRFPRPPGAPRAGSAEERAGARAGAGAAAGGAQRLDVARGGQAESAAARGAGAVSGDAGARAGRLPAPGLGARRGRTAARRTPAGSPGGQPRRAAPAPPAPRRRSGRAWEDEPSAGGSGVGLGARARAQTGGLFLSARVAPPTTPRCQILIPQTCRVPELAERLLVPAWPLRKILFLFTHERHREREAETLMQNLIPGPQDHDPRQRQMLNHGATKALREEFSTHVPNKALVSDFIKNAYQLVEDKN